CTTCGCCCCAGGATGTTCGTCTCCGACGAGTGGCTCTCCCCCGCCGACCAGGCGGCGATCGGCGTCCCGTTCTTCCTCCTTCACCCGCGCCTGCGCGCCCTCGAGAGCCGGATGATGTTCGAGGTCGAGGGGGGAAGCCCCGCGTGGTGCATGAAGCTGCTGCGGCACGAGGCCGGTCACGCCTTCGACCACGCCTACGGCCTGTCGCGCCGGAAGGACTGGAAGGAGACGTTCGGGTCCCCTTCGCGTCCCTACCAGCCGTATTTCTACGAGATCGATCCGCTCAGCCGCGCGTTCGTCCAGAACGTCCCGGACCACTACGCCCAGGCCCACCCCTCCGAGGATTTCGCCGAGACCTTCGCCGTCTGGCTCGACCCGAAATCCGATTGGCGCGAGCGGTACAAGGGGGAGCCCGCGCTGCGGAAGCTGCGCTACGTGGACCGGCTCATGCGCGACGTGCGCGAGCGCCGGGTGCCGCGGCGGCGCTGGATCGTCGGCCCCGAGGCGCGCACGCTCACCTCGCCGCTGCGCCGGTACTACGAGCGCAAGTTCCGGCTGTACAAGCTGCTCGACCTGTCCTTCGCGGTGCGCGACATGAAGAGGATCTTCCGCGTCTCGCGGGCCGCCGAGCCGAAGGACACCGCCGCCGAGTTCATCCGCGCCCGCAAGAAGCGCCTGGTCCAGTCGATCGCCGGGTTCAGCGGCGAGCGCGAGAGTCAGGTCGCGCGTGTCGTGGCGAGCCTCGCGCAGCTCGCCGACCAGAACCGCCTGGTCGTGCGCGGCGACGAGGAGGAAGCCCTGCTCAAGTTCTCCACGTACGCGACCACCCTGATCGTCAACCGCCTGCTCAAGCACACGTACCGGGCGACGAAGCCATGAAGAAGGCCAAGATCGAGAGGCGGAAGCTGCGCATCCTCGTCCTGTTCGAGGTGCACGACCCTCCTGCGCCCGACGAGGAGTACGCGCGGCGCATGCGCGAGGAGCCCGACTGGCGGACCGAGGGGCACGTGGTCAACACCCTGCGCGAGCTCGGCCACGAGGTGCACCTCGGCGCGATCTGGAAGAACGCGCGGGAGGTCGTGGACCTCGTGGAGCGGATCCAGCCGGATCTCGTCTGGAACTTCGTCCAGACCTTCCACGGTTCGCGTTACTTCGAGAGCAACATCGCGGGCGTCCTCGAGCTGTGCCGCGTGCCGTACACGGGTTGCGGCCATCGTGCCCTGATGCTGTGCCAGGACAAGGCGCTCTCGAAGAAGATCCTGAAGCACCACCGCGTTCCGATCGCGCCGTTCGTCGTCTCGCACCGGACCAACCCGCTCAAGAAGCTGTCGAAGTCGATGTTCCCCGTCCTGGTGAAGCCGCTGGCCGAAGAGGGCTCCGTCGGGATCTCCCGGGACTCGTTCGCCGAGACGGAGGAGCAGGCGCTCGCCCGCGCGGCGTTCCTGCACGAGCGCCTGAAGGGGGACGTGATCATCGAGCAATACGTCCAGGGACGCGAGATCTACGTCGGCGTCGTGGGGAACGAACGGCTGACGGTCCTGCCGCCCCGCGAGCTCGTGTTCACGAAGGTGCCCGAAGGCGAGCCCAAGTTCGCCAGCTACAAGGCGAAGTGGGACGACGGGTACCGCGAACGCTGGGGGATCAAGAACACCTTCGCCGAGGAGCTCCCCGAGCCCGTCCAGCGCGCGCTGCGCACGACGGCCAAGCGCGTCTACCGCGTGCTCCAGATGCGCGGGTACGGACGCATCGATCTGCGCGTCTCCGAGGACGGGAAACTCACGGTCGTCGAGGCGAACCCGAACCCCGAAATCGCCAAGGGCGAGGACATCGCGGAGGCCGCGCTCAAGACCGGCCTCGCCTACCCCGAGCTCATCGAGCGGATCGTGCAGCTCGGCCTCGCCTCCCGGGCCATCTAGGAAGCGGCGACGATGGAGCTTCTCGGCCCCCACGGGATCGGCGCCTGGGTCCTGTTCAACGTGATGATCCTCGCCTTCCTGGCGCTGGATCTCGGCGTGTTCAACCGGAAGTCGCGCGTGCTCGGGGTGCGCGAGTCGATCTTCTGGAACGTGGTCTGGACCTCCGCGGGGCTGGCCTTCGCCCTGGTCGTCGGGCGACTGTACGGGAAGACCAGCGCGATCGAATACGTGACGGGGTACGTGCTCGAAC
This genomic stretch from Candidatus Polarisedimenticolaceae bacterium harbors:
- a CDS encoding putative zinc-binding metallopeptidase, translating into MNRSSRKKVAWEHLSDDDLLDVRIGDLGVKLKGTPVETRVAQLFRELDDAGLHLRPRMFVSDEWLSPADQAAIGVPFFLLHPRLRALESRMMFEVEGGSPAWCMKLLRHEAGHAFDHAYGLSRRKDWKETFGSPSRPYQPYFYEIDPLSRAFVQNVPDHYAQAHPSEDFAETFAVWLDPKSDWRERYKGEPALRKLRYVDRLMRDVRERRVPRRRWIVGPEARTLTSPLRRYYERKFRLYKLLDLSFAVRDMKRIFRVSRAAEPKDTAAEFIRARKKRLVQSIAGFSGERESQVARVVASLAQLADQNRLVVRGDEEEALLKFSTYATTLIVNRLLKHTYRATKP